From the genome of Neomonachus schauinslandi chromosome 5, ASM220157v2, whole genome shotgun sequence, one region includes:
- the PRSS27 gene encoding serine protease 27: protein MALFLLLLWFGTPGAAASSVCGRPRMLNRMVGGQDALEGEWPWQVSIQRNGSHFCGGSLITERWVLTAAHCFSNTSQTSLYQVLLGVRQLVRPGPHAVYARVKRVESNPLYQGMASSADVALVELEAPVTFTNYILPVCVPDPSVVFETGTNCWVTGWGSPSEEDRLPNPRILQKLAVPIIDTPKCNLLYSKDTESGFQAKAIKDDMLCAGFAEGKKDACKGDSGGPLVCLVGQSWLQAGVISWGEGCARRNRPGVYIRVTSHHTWIHRIIPELQFQQARLGGQKRGPWQSLVQNSVPCLAAHAGLWVLVALLTLL from the exons ATGGCCCTGTTCCTGCTGCTGCTGTGGTTTG ggactccaggagcTGCGGCATCAAGTG TGTGCGGGCGCCCAAGGATGCTGAACAGGATGGTGGGTGGCCAGGACGCCTTGGAGGGCGAGTGGCCCTGGCAGGTCAGCATCCAGCGCAACGGAAGCCACTTCTGCGGGGGCAGCCTCATCACAGAGCGTTGGGTCCTCACCGCCGCGCACTGCTTCTCCAA CACCTCCCAGACATCCCTGTACCAGGTCCTGCTTGGGGTGCGGCAGCTGGTGAGGCCAGGCCCACACGCTGTGTACGCCCGGGTGAAGCGGGTGGAGAGCAACCCCCTGTACCAGGGCATGGCCTCCAGTGCCGACGTGGCCCTGGTGGAGCTGGAGGCACCGGTGACCTTCACCAACTATAtcctccctgtgtgtgtgcctGACCCCTCGGTCGTCTTTGAGACGGGCACGAACTGCTGGGTCACCGGCTGGGGCAGCCCCAGTGAGGAAG ACCGCCTGCCCAACCCGCGGATCCTGCAGAAGCTCGCAGTGCCCATCATCGACACACCCAAGTGCAACCTGCTCTATAGCAAAGACACCGAATCAGGCTTCCAGGCAAAAGCCATCAAGGACGACATGCTGTGTGCTGGTTTTGCCGAGGGCAAGAAGGACGCCTGCAAG gGCGACTCGGGGGGACCCCTGGTGTGCCTGGTGGGTCAGTCATGGCTGCAGGCCGGGGTGATCAGCTGGGGCGAGGGCTGTGCCCGCCGGAACCGCCCAGGTGTCTACATCCGGGTCACCTCCCACCATACCTGGATCCATCGGATCATCCCGGAACTACAATTCCAACAGGCCAGGCTGGGTGGCCAGAAGCGGGGGCCCTGGCAGTCCCTCGTTCAGAACTCTGTGCCCTGCCTGGCAGCCCATGCGGGCCTCTGGGTCCTTGTGGCCCTGCTCACCCTCCTCTGA